The genomic DNA TTCCTCACGGCGGCCGAGCCCTCGGCGCAGGCCGCGGCGCTCGAATCCAACCGGGCCGCCATCGTCGAGGCCGCCACCCTCGGCACAGACAGCCTCATCATGGTGGTCGGTGGCCTGCCGGCCGCGGCCCACGTGCTGGGTGGCGATGGTGATCGCACGGACAAGGACATCGCCGCCGCCCGTCACCGCGTCGCGGACCGGCTCGCCGAGCTGGTCCCGTTCGCTCAGGAACACGGGGTCAAGCTGGTCCTCGAGCCGCTGCACCCGATGTACGCGGTGGACCGGGCCGTGCTATCGACGCTCGGCCAAGCGCTCGACCTTGCCGCGCCGCACCCCACCGATGCGGTCGCCGTCGTCGTCGATACCTTCCACGTGTTCTGGGACCCCGCGGTCCTCGAACAGATCGCCCGCGCCGGACGCGAAGGCCGGATCGCCAGCTACCAAGTGTGCGATTTCAATCTGCCGATCGCTCAGGATGCCCTCAAGTCACGCGGCATGATGGGTGACGGTTATGTGGACTTCGCCTCGTTGTCGGCCGCGGTCGCCCAGGCCGGCTACACAGGCCCGGTGGAGGTTGAAATCTTCAATGAGGAGATCAACGCTCAGGACGCGGCGCTCACGCTTGAGACGATGAAGCAGCGCTACACGGACCTGGTACTCCCGCATCTGGCCTAAGTGGCACACCGGTCCGGCGAGCGCTGCCACGCTCGCCGGACCTTTCCCTTTGACCGGCACCCGAACTTCGACTGAAGGAGATCTGATGTCCGCACGTGACGGCGTCGTCCTCATCGGCCTCAACGGCTTTGGCCGCCAGCACCTGATCAACATCGAGCGGCTGGTCGCCGCGGGCAAAATGGAGCTGCTCGCCGGCGTCGATTTTTCCGATCCCGGCCCCGACGTGCGCGGCGCGCAGACCCCCGTCTTCTCCTCGCTCGCGGAGGTCGCCGCGGCCGGCATCCGCCCGGACATCGTGATCGTCTCCACCCCCATCAGCACGCACCACCCGATCGCCCTCGAGGCGCTCGAGCTCGGCGCGGACCTGTACTTGGAGAAGCCGCCCACCGCCACGCTGGCCCAATACCACGAGCTCTTGGCCGCCGCAGAGGCCGCCGGCGCGCGGGTGCAGGTGGGCTTCCAGTCCATTGGCTCCCACGCCCTGCCCCATATCGCCGACCTGCTCTCCCCGACCGACGGCAGCGGCCCCCTCGGCACCCTCCGCGCCGTCGGCGCCTCCGGCACGTGGGTGCGCACGCGCGGGTACTACCAGCGAGCCCCGTGGGCCGGGCACCGGGTCTTGAACGGGGTCGAGGTGGTCGACGGCGTCGCCACCAATCCGCTCGCTCACGCCGTGCAAACGGCCCTGCACATCGGCGGCGCGACCGGCAGCGAGGACGTGGTGCGCCTCGACACCGAGCTGCACCACGCGCACCCCATCGAGGCGGATGACACCACCACCCTCTCCATCGGCACCGCGGCCGGCCTCGACATCACGTGTGCGCTCACCGTCTGCGCGGGCGAATCCGCGGACCCGTGGATCACCATCTACGGCACCGAGGGTCAAGCGGTGTTCTACTACACGCGGGACGAGCTGGTCATCACCCCGAACGCCGACTCCCCGTCCGCCGGTGCGGGCGAACAGCGGCAGTCCTTCGGCCGCACCAACCTGCTGGAGAACCTCATCGACGTGCGCGCCGGCGCCGCGACCGAGCTGTTGTCCCCGCTGTCCTCCGCTGGCGGATTCATGCGCGTGCTGGAGGCGATCCGGACCGCCGATGACCCGGCGCAGATCCCGCGCGAGCACGTCTTCTGGGAGGGCGAGGGCGATGACGAACACCCCGTCATTCCGCACATCGAGGATCTCATCGACCGCGCCGTGAAGGGCGGAACGACGTTCTCCTCGCTGCGCGCCCCGTGGGCGAAGCGCCCCGAGACCTCGGGAGAACTCACGGTATGCGGCACGGCCCGGCCCGTGACCGTCGCCGAGTTGCGCACCGGCGCCGACATCTCCCCGACCAACGGGCCGCGCCCCTTCCTCGACCAGGTGCGCACGCTCTCCGGCGTGGTGCTGACCGATCAGCAGCCGTTGGATCACCCGTGGCACCTCGGGGTCTCCGTGGCCGTGCAGGACGTGGACGGCATCAACTTCTGGGGCGGGCGCACGTACACGCGGGACGCCGGACGCTACGTGTGGCGCGCCGATCACGGCCGGATCGTCACCACCTCCCAGTCCGTTGTCACGGACGCGCACGACGACGGCACCTCGGGTCAGCGCTGGCGGGCCGCTCTGGACTGGGTGGGCCCGGACGGCTCCGTGGCCCTGCAGGAGCGGCGCCAAGTGAGCACCCGGCACCGCGGCGACGGATGGGAGCTGGATATCGAGTTCGAGCTGAGCCCGGCCGGCGAGTCCGACGTGGTCCTCGGCAGCCCCGGTTCCAACGGGCGCGCCGGCGGCGGATACGGCGGCTACTTCTGGCGCCTGCCAGAACTGAAGAACGCCCGGGTGTTTACCGCGGAGGCCGAGGGCGAGGACGCCGTGCACGGCACCGTGTCCGAATGGCTGGCCGTCACCGCGGACTTTAGTTCCACGGCTGGGCACCCGCTCACCGGCACCACTGCGGAACCGGCCACCGGGTCGGGCCGCGGACCGTCGACGCTCATCTTCATCAGCGCGGACGACGACCCCTGGTTCGTCCGGCAATCCGGCTACCCGGGCATTGGCGCCTCCCTCGCGTGGGATGCCCCGGTGACGGCTAGCGCGGAGGCGCCCGTCCGCCGTCGGATCCGGACGTTGATTCTCGACGGGGTGCTGCCGCCCGCGGAAATCGCCGAGCGCGTCGCCGCGCTCAGCGGTGCCCCCGTCTCCACGCACTAGCGCGATCCCACCGAGAGGAAGCTATGCACCCCACTACTGCCGCCACGGCCACCGCGGACGCGCTCATTACGGAGCAGGCCACCAAACATCAGCGGCTCGTCGCGCTCTTAGAGGAACGCGGTGCGGACTCGCTCCTGCTGACCTCCGCCGGGGCGCTGTCCTGGTACCTGGGCGGCGCGCGCGTCCACGTGTCCCTCGCCGGCGGCCCGATTGCGGCCGTTCTGGTGCACCGGGGCGGCGCCGAGCTCGGGCTGTTCACGAACGAGGCGGCGAGGTTGCGCGCCGAGGAGCTCGGCGGCAGCGAGGGCGTCACCGTCCACGAAGTGCCGTGGCACGGGAATCTGCACGACGTCGCCGCTTGGTATCCGGAGGCGTCCGCGTGGTCCATCCTCGGCGAGGAGGAGGTGGCCGCCGGGTTGCGGGCGGCGCGGGCCAGCCTGTTGCCGGCCGAGCTTCAGCGCTACCGCACGCTATGCCGCGATGCGGCCGCGGCGCTGACGGACGTGCTGACCGCGGCCACCGGCGAGATGACCGAACGGCAGGTCGCCGCCGAGCTGGCCCGCGCCGTGGTGACCTTCGGGGCGGACCCCGTGGTGGTTCTGGTCTCCGGCGACTCGCGGGCCCAGCACCGGCATCCGCTGCCCACCGACGCACCACTGGGCCGCCGCGCCATGGCCGTGGTGTGCGCACGGAAGTACGGCCTCATTGCCAATGTCACCCGATGGGTCACCTTCGGTGAGTTGCTCGACGGAGAAGAGGAGCTGGACCGCCGCATCCTCGAGGTCGAGGCCGAAATCTTGGGCCAGCTGCGTCCCGGGGCGGCGATGGATGAGCTACTTCCGGTCATTCAGGAGGCCTACCCCCGGCACGGTTTCGCCGAGGACGAGTGGACAAAGCATCACCAGGGCGGCGCCGCCGGGTACAACGGGCGCGACCCGCGGCTGGCCCCCGGCGTGGCGGACACGCTGGTGACCGGCCAGGCGTTCGCGTGGAACCCCACCGCGGCGGACCCGCTGACCGGGCTGGTGGCCAAGGTGGAGGACACCATCCTGCTCACCGAGCGCGAGGGAGCGCCCGTGCTTGAGGTGCTCAGCGTCGACGAGCGCTGGCCGAGCGTCGAGGTGGCTGGCCGGCAGCGCCCGGCTGTGTTGCGGCGCTAACGTACCGGCCAGCCCACTCTCCCGGCGGCGGGGCCGAGCCGCATCCCGCTGACAACGGGTTTTGCGAACTCGGACCGCACCGGGCAGGCCGAAAGTGGGCTGGCCGGTACACCACGTGTGAGGGCCCGGCCACGTGGCCGGACCCTCACGCGTTCCGGGCTCCGCTAGCGGATGGTCACCTCCCGCTGCTCAGAGGCCGTCTGCCCGTGCTGATTCTCGGCGATGACCTGCACCGTGTGGCGGCCGGCGGTCGCCTGGTCCCACTGCAGTTTCACCTCCTGCTCGCGCCCGGTCTCGTCCACCACTGCGGCGGAGGCCACCGTGTCGCCGTCCACCACAAGGTGGAAGGTGTGGGCGTTGTTCTCTCCCTCGGCGATGCTCGCCTCCACGCGCAGCTTGTCCACCTCCGCATCATCGATCGCGAAACTCACCGCGCCAGGAACGTCCGCTGCCGGCCCGGGCACGCGCTCGGGCGCCGGCGCCTCGGCCGTATACGCCAGCGACGGGGCGTCCGGGGCGCTCATGCCCTCGCCGATGAAGTACGAGGTGTGTGGCGGCTGGTTGTAACCGGTATTCTGCCACGCCACCGCTAGGCGGTACTGCGAGTCAGACATCAGCGTGTAGAAACGCTCCTCAGTCGGGATGACGGTCGTCGCAATCCGCAGTGCCGAAGAATCCTCGGTGCGGGTGACGATTTCCTCGCGCCAATCCCCCATGAGGTCAGCCTGCAGGGAGAAGTTGCCCTTCGTGCCGTTGTTGCTCAGGGTGCCCTCCGCACGGTAGAGCTCCTCGGCGGACTCGGTCTCCCAGTTCCACTTAGAGATGGTCGGCACGCCCGCCCCCTGGTCAGCGTCGTACTCATGATCGCCGATCTCACGTAGGAGGTCCCCATCCCAGAAGGTCAGGAAATTCGCCGCCGGAATGTTCTCCGCAATCAGCTCGCCGGAGGCGGACGTCAACTGGCCCACGGGCGAGTTCCACGCCGCGTCTCCGCCGACGGCCCAGCCCTCCGCGCCGTCGTAGCGGGGGTCGATGTCCCCCATCGCCGCACGTCCGGTATCCACCTCGGCGGGGATGTCCCACAGGATCTCGCCCGTGGCCGCGTCGCGCAGGGTGGCCCCGCGCTGGCCGGAAGCGCCGATGTCCTCGTGAGCGGAGAAGACCTCCAGCCCCGGGCGGCTCGGGTCGAAATCGGAGACGTGCTGAGCGTCACCGTGGCCGAGCCCGGTGTTGTAGGCCACCGTGCCGTCGTCGTCCAACGTCAGGGAGCCATAGACGATTTCGTCCTTCTGGTCCCCATCCACGTCGTTGATGGACAGCGAGTGGTTGCCCTGACCGGCGAACTCCTTCCCGTCCACGTCCGAGTCAAACACCCAACGCTGGCTCAGCTGCTCGCCATCAAAGTCGAAGGCGGCCACCACGGTGCGGGTGTAGTAACCGCGGGCGAACAACGCGCTCGGCGTCTCCCCGTTGAGGTAGGCGGTGCCAGCCAGGAACCGGTCCACCCGGTTGCCGTAGCCGTCGCCCCATGAACCCACGTCACCGCGAGCCGGCACGTAGTCGATCGTGTCGATCGCGGCACCCGTGGCGCCGTCGAAGACCGTCAAGTACTCGGGGCCGGTCAGCACGCGCCCCGCGGAGTTGCGGTAGTCGGCGCGGGCCTCCCCGATTACCGTGCCCTCACCGTCCACCGTTCCATCGGCAGTCTTCATCATCACCTCGGCGCGGGAATCGCCGTCGTAATCGAACACCTGGAACTGCGTGTAGTGGGCACCGGCACGGATGTTGTGGCCGAGGTCAATCCGCCACAGCTGAGTGCCATCGAGCTCGTAGGCGTCCAGATAAACATTGCCGGTGTAGCCCTCGCGGGAGTTGTCCTGCGAGTTGGTCGGATCCCACTTGACGATGTATTCGTACGCGCCGTCCCCGTCCACGTCGCCGACCGAGACGTCGTTGGCGCGGTAGGAGTACGGCTGCCCGTCCTTGGAGTAGGCGTCTTCCGGTGTGTTCAGGTCGATGTCCAGCGTCTGCGCTTGCTGGACCCCGAACTCGACGCTGGCCCAGTGCTCGATCTCGCCAGCCGCGGCCGGCCGGCCCTTGCCGCGGCCCTTGCCGCCGGGCTGCTCGGCGGGTGCGACGGCGGTGCTCAGCCGGTAGGTCGACGCGGCCGTTCCGTTCTCGTCGACCCAGTTGGTGCTCGCAGTGATCGGCTCGTCGGTGACGCGCTCGCCATCGCGGTACACGTGGAACGCGGTCTCTTGGTCATCGCTGCCGAGGAGCCGCCATCCGAGGAACACACCGTCGCCCGTGTCGACGGCCACCGGGGATCGATCCAAGCGTTCCGCCTGGCGCTCCAGCTGCGTGACGGCCTCGGAGACGGCGGGCTCGGACGGCTCGGACGCACCGCCAGCGTTCACCGCGGCCACCGTGTAGGTGTATTCGACGGTCGTCAGGACGTCGGTATCGGTGTAGCTGGCGGTGTCCGCGCGGCCCACGAGCGCGGGTTCGCCACCCGGTTCGGCGCGATAGACGTGATAGAAGAGCGCCTCCTCCGAGCCGTCCCACGTCAGCTCCACGGAGTTCTTGCCGATCTCGCCAACACGGAGTTGGGTCGGGACGGGGGCGGTGGGCACGGACTCGTCGATGGTCACCACGTCCACCGCGTTGGAGGCGACCGATTCCGCGCCGGCCGCGCTGACGGCCACCACGGTGTAGGTGTACTCGACGCCGACGTCCGCGGTGGTATCCGCGAACTCGGTCGCTTCCGTTTCCGTCAGTTGTTCTGGCTCGGCGGCGCCTTGGGCCTGCCGGTAGACCCGATAGGCCGCAGCGTCTTGGGTCCCCTGCCAGGTCAGCGGCACGCTCACGCTGGAGCCGTCGATGACGACCTCCCCGGCGGTCAGGCCCGCCGGCGTGTACATCAGCGGCGTGATCTCCAGACCGTTGAGCCACCCGGAGGCCTCCACGGTGAGCTGGCCGTCCTCGACGATCACGGGCTGCAAGACCTTACTGGTGGTGGTGCCACGGCCGGCGTTCGAGGTCCCGAAGTCCTGGCCCTCGAGGCTGACGCCCAGACGCGCCGTACCGATCATGTCGCCCCACGTCACCTCGACGGCGTAGCTGCCATTGGGGAGGTCGACGGCGATCGGCGTGTCGCCGCTCGGCAGCACGAAGTCCCGCTGCAGGTCATTAGGCGCTGGGTCGAAGTTCGTCCCGCGGTCCCGTCCGTCCGGCATTCCATCCGTGAACCCGTAGCCGAGCTCCTCGGTATACGCGGTGGTGTTATCCAGGGCCGTGTACCCTTCCTGGGTCACGTGGCCCTCCAGCTGCAGGTCAAACTTGTGCAACGGCGCCTTCGTGGTGACCTCCACGGTGGCAGAGGCGTCGGACGGGCCCCGTCCGTTCACGGCCACCACGTGCAGTTGGTAGTCAGTTCCCTCCTCAAGCCCCACGACGTGGGCCATCGGCAGGGTGGCGGTGGCCAGCAGCCGGTCCTCCTCGGCTCCGGCTTCCCGGCCGTACACGCGGTACATGTCCGCGCCCTCCACCTCAGTCCACGTCAGCGTCGCGCCGGAGGCGGAGACGTCCGAGGTGACGACGCCGGCCGGTGCGGCCGGCACGTCCGCCGGCGGTTCGACGTCGTGCACCTCGTCCGCCAACGGGATCTCCAATTCGGCCACGTCCTGGGCCACGAGGCGCGCCATTTGAATGGCGCCGTACTCCTGGAAGTGCGTGTCATCCTCCGTGCCGTTGGGGCGGTTTGGGTACACGCCGGCCGGAACCCACAGGAAGACGGACTTGGCTTCCTCGGGGCCGATCTCGTTGAGGTAGGCGCGGCTCGAGGCGGACAGATCAACGAGCGGGGTACCGGTTTCTGCGGCCAGCTCGCTCGCGTGGCGCACATAGTCGGGGAAGGAGACGTTGAACTCGCCCGTCGACTCATCGAAGGAACGGCGTGAGACCGGGGTGACGAGGATCGGCGTGGCGCCGCGCTGCTGGGCCCCCTCGACGAAGGTCCGCAGGTAATTGCGGTAATCGGCGGGAGCGGCGAAGCGGTCGTCGACCCCGTAAGAATTGTCATTGTGGCCGAACTGAACGAACAGGTAGTCACCCGGCCGGATCTGCCGCAGGACCGTGTCGAGGCGGCCCTGGCTGATGAAGTTCTTCGACGAGCGCCCGCCGATCGCGTGATTGTCCACCGCGACGTCGTCCGACACGTAGCGCTGCAGCATCTGCCCCCAACCGGCCTGCGGTGCGTAGTCGTCCGTGTACGTCTGCACGGTGGAATCGCCCGTCACGAACGCCGTCGGCTGCGCCGCGGCCTCGCGGTCCGGGTGGCGCGTCAGCGTCAGCGCGGAGATATTCGCCGCATCTCCGGTGAACTCGAGGTTCAGCTGCCCGTCGACGAGGGCGAGGTCGAACTCCATTTCATGAAATTCGCCCGCGTTCTTCTGTACCGCGGCAACCTTGTCCATCTGCTCGGCGGTGATGGCTAGGTCCGTCGGGCCCTCGGCGTCGCCGGCGATGACGCCGACCGTGTAGTCGCCGTTCGGCAGGTCTGCGACGAACTCGGTGTCCCCAACAGTCACAAAGTCCGCGCGGACCGCGTCGTCGCCGCCGCGGTCCGTGCCGGCGACGGCGGCCGGATCCACGAAGCCGAGGCGAGTGGCGGCGTCGTACTGCGTTTCCGCCGTGACCTGCTGGTACTCGCCGGCGACAGCCCCGGGACCGAAATCGAGGCGAAGGGTCCCGGACGCGGGAAGGGCGGGTGCGTCCCCCGTCAGGAGCGCAACGGCGGACGCGGAGGGACCCGACGTGCCGGACTCAGTCAGCGCGTGCACGCGGTAGTAGTTCACCGCGGCCGTATCCGCATCGGCGTGCGTGGCAAACACTTCCCGGGCTCCGGTCCGGGCCACCTCGGTGTACTCGCCGTTGAGCTCGGTGGAGTGGGTCAGCAGGTACCCGGTGGCCTCCGGCACCTCGTCCCAGCGCATGGTCACCGACCCCTCGGCAACGTGCGCTGTGCGCAAGGACTCGGGGGCCACGCCGGAGCTGGCTGGCGGATCGGTGGGCTCCGGATCGGTGGGGACGGTACCGACGTCGCCCGTGCGGGTGATGGAGATGCCGTTGACGTAGCCGTTGCCGGAGCCGGTGACGTCAATCGTGAGCTGGCCATCGGTGACGGCGGTGCTGAACACCTCGCTGGCTACGGTTTCCGGGTCCGGGCGCACGTGGCCCGCCTCCGCCCCTTCGAGAGCGATGGTGGTGCGGACACTGCTGGTTCCGGCCAGCGGATCGCCAGCAAAGACCTCGACGTCGTATTGCCCGTCCGGCAAGTCCACGGCGAACGTCCACTCGGCGCCGAGGACGAAGTCTCCGCCCAGCGGGTCAGCGTCTGAGGACCGGTCCCGCGAGGCAAGCCCGGGGTTGTCCAGAATGCCAAAGCCGGCCTCGGCCGAGTACGTGTTGGTGTGGTCGATGGCTGTGTAGCCCTCGGCGACGGCGCTGCTGGCGGTGCCGAAGTCGAAGGCGAAGTCCGCAGCGCCGGCCGTGGTGGTACTCAGCCCCAGGGGGCTGGCTAACGCGGGGCCGGCCGCGCCGGCAACCACCGCGGAGGCGGTGACCACGGCGAGGCTGAGCCGCAGGGGTTTGGTGAAACGATTCATCATTGA from Zhihengliuella flava includes the following:
- a CDS encoding M24 family metallopeptidase; translation: MHPTTAATATADALITEQATKHQRLVALLEERGADSLLLTSAGALSWYLGGARVHVSLAGGPIAAVLVHRGGAELGLFTNEAARLRAEELGGSEGVTVHEVPWHGNLHDVAAWYPEASAWSILGEEEVAAGLRAARASLLPAELQRYRTLCRDAAAALTDVLTAATGEMTERQVAAELARAVVTFGADPVVVLVSGDSRAQHRHPLPTDAPLGRRAMAVVCARKYGLIANVTRWVTFGELLDGEEELDRRILEVEAEILGQLRPGAAMDELLPVIQEAYPRHGFAEDEWTKHHQGGAAGYNGRDPRLAPGVADTLVTGQAFAWNPTAADPLTGLVAKVEDTILLTEREGAPVLEVLSVDERWPSVEVAGRQRPAVLRR
- a CDS encoding rhamnogalacturonan lyase family protein; the encoded protein is MPDGRDRGTNFDPAPNDLQRDFVLPSGDTPIAVDLPNGSYAVEVTWGDMIGTARLGVSLEGQDFGTSNAGRGTTTSKVLQPVIVEDGQLTVEASGWLNGLEITPLMYTPAGLTAGEVVIDGSSVSVPLTWQGTQDAAAYRVYRQAQGAAEPEQLTETEATEFADTTADVGVEYTYTVVAVSAAGAESVASNAVDVVTIDESVPTAPVPTQLRVGEIGKNSVELTWDGSEEALFYHVYRAEPGGEPALVGRADTASYTDTDVLTTVEYTYTVAAVNAGGASEPSEPAVSEAVTQLERQAERLDRSPVAVDTGDGVFLGWRLLGSDDQETAFHVYRDGERVTDEPITASTNWVDENGTAASTYRLSTAVAPAEQPGGKGRGKGRPAAAGEIEHWASVEFGVQQAQTLDIDLNTPEDAYSKDGQPYSYRANDVSVGDVDGDGAYEYIVKWDPTNSQDNSREGYTGNVYLDAYELDGTQLWRIDLGHNIRAGAHYTQFQVFDYDGDSRAEVMMKTADGTVDGEGTVIGEARADYRNSAGRVLTGPEYLTVFDGATGAAIDTIDYVPARGDVGSWGDGYGNRVDRFLAGTAYLNGETPSALFARGYYTRTVVAAFDFDGEQLSQRWVFDSDVDGKEFAGQGNHSLSINDVDGDQKDEIVYGSLTLDDDGTVAYNTGLGHGDAQHVSDFDPSRPGLEVFSAHEDIGASGQRGATLRDAATGEILWDIPAEVDTGRAAMGDIDPRYDGAEGWAVGGDAAWNSPVGQLTSASGELIAENIPAANFLTFWDGDLLREIGDHEYDADQGAGVPTISKWNWETESAEELYRAEGTLSNNGTKGNFSLQADLMGDWREEIVTRTEDSSALRIATTVIPTEERFYTLMSDSQYRLAVAWQNTGYNQPPHTSYFIGEGMSAPDAPSLAYTAEAPAPERVPGPAADVPGAVSFAIDDAEVDKLRVEASIAEGENNAHTFHLVVDGDTVASAAVVDETGREQEVKLQWDQATAGRHTVQVIAENQHGQTASEQREVTIR
- a CDS encoding DUF6807 family protein → MSARDGVVLIGLNGFGRQHLINIERLVAAGKMELLAGVDFSDPGPDVRGAQTPVFSSLAEVAAAGIRPDIVIVSTPISTHHPIALEALELGADLYLEKPPTATLAQYHELLAAAEAAGARVQVGFQSIGSHALPHIADLLSPTDGSGPLGTLRAVGASGTWVRTRGYYQRAPWAGHRVLNGVEVVDGVATNPLAHAVQTALHIGGATGSEDVVRLDTELHHAHPIEADDTTTLSIGTAAGLDITCALTVCAGESADPWITIYGTEGQAVFYYTRDELVITPNADSPSAGAGEQRQSFGRTNLLENLIDVRAGAATELLSPLSSAGGFMRVLEAIRTADDPAQIPREHVFWEGEGDDEHPVIPHIEDLIDRAVKGGTTFSSLRAPWAKRPETSGELTVCGTARPVTVAELRTGADISPTNGPRPFLDQVRTLSGVVLTDQQPLDHPWHLGVSVAVQDVDGINFWGGRTYTRDAGRYVWRADHGRIVTTSQSVVTDAHDDGTSGQRWRAALDWVGPDGSVALQERRQVSTRHRGDGWELDIEFELSPAGESDVVLGSPGSNGRAGGGYGGYFWRLPELKNARVFTAEAEGEDAVHGTVSEWLAVTADFSSTAGHPLTGTTAEPATGSGRGPSTLIFISADDDPWFVRQSGYPGIGASLAWDAPVTASAEAPVRRRIRTLILDGVLPPAEIAERVAALSGAPVSTH
- a CDS encoding sugar phosphate isomerase/epimerase family protein, coding for MSAADYPLALNTGTTPTLDLRTACEATAAAGLTHIGPWRHLLDGAGGADAAAKIIAESGLKASTLCRGGFLTAAEPSAQAAALESNRAAIVEAATLGTDSLIMVVGGLPAAAHVLGGDGDRTDKDIAAARHRVADRLAELVPFAQEHGVKLVLEPLHPMYAVDRAVLSTLGQALDLAAPHPTDAVAVVVDTFHVFWDPAVLEQIARAGREGRIASYQVCDFNLPIAQDALKSRGMMGDGYVDFASLSAAVAQAGYTGPVEVEIFNEEINAQDAALTLETMKQRYTDLVLPHLA